From the Ranitomeya variabilis isolate aRanVar5 unplaced genomic scaffold, aRanVar5.hap1 Scaffold_261, whole genome shotgun sequence genome, one window contains:
- the LOC143789456 gene encoding uncharacterized protein LOC143789456, whose amino-acid sequence MDMDRYKMVERILHLTLEILFRLTGEDYTVVKKTSSERCQDPVSEGLGRPLSPVTGTPPHLIHEDIIDQKILELTYKMIELLTGQVPIRCQDVAVYFSMEEWEYLAGHKDVYKDIIMEVPQPLTSPVLSSRRTTPERCPNPLLPQDYKQEDPNVPQDHQGEDLTYINTTETYMRGDERCKEEIPTYDYPDDCTRQSEGQLTSSVFKSDNLEIPQDTIEVNAITPDIPSSLHSKDLSSDLLKQVLSSDSLPTTKENQSHKISIKKQIGPEVKKPFSLLEYGNHFPLQESFLKHQKIHTAENRFSCSKCGRCFNQKWNLVIHQRTHTGEKPFSCLECGKCFNWKVHLDSHQRLHTGENPFSCSVCGKCFNHKSNLVTHQRTHTGEKPFSCSECGKCFNHKSDLVKHQRTHTGEKPFSCSECGKCFNHKSDLVKHQITHTGEKPFSCSECGKCFNRKVNLDSHQRLHTGVKPFSCSECGKCFQQKSALVTHQRTHTGEKPFSCSECGKCFQQKSALVTHQRTHTGEKPFSCSECGKCFNRKVNLDSHQRLHTGEKPFSCSECGKCFQQKSALVTHQRTHTGEKPFSCSECGKCFQQKVNLDSHQRLHTGEKPFSCSECGKCFNHKSDLVKHQRTHTGEKPFSCSECGKCFNHKSSLVAHKKTHTGVKPFSCSECGKCFQQKSALVKHHRTHTGEKPFSCSECGKCFKEKSALVSHQRTHTGVKPFSCLECGKCFNYKSDLVTHQRTHSGVKPFSCLECGKCFKHKSDLVKHHRTHTGEKPFSCSECGKCFNQKSSLVAHKKTHTGEKPFSCSECGKCFKHKSNLVTHQRTHSGVKPFSCLECGKCFKHKSDLVKHQRTHTGEKPFSCSECGKCFNRKLNLDSHQRLHTGVKPFSCSECGKCFQQKSALVKHHRTHTGEKPFSCLECGKCFKHKSNLVKHQRIHTGEKPFSCS is encoded by the exons atggatatggacagatacaagatggtggagagaatattacacctcaccctagagatcctcttccggcttactggagag gattacacagtagtgaagaagacctctagtgaacgctgtcaggaccctgtgtctgagggattgggAAGACCCCTAAGCCCAGTCACGGGGACTCCACctcacctgatacatgaggacatcattgaccagaagatcctagaactcacctacaagatgattgagctgctgactggacag gttcctataaggtgtcaggatgtcgccgtctatttctccatggaggagtgggagtatttagcaggacacaaagatgtatacaaggacatcataatggaggttccccagcccctcacatcaccag ttctatccagtaggaggacaacaccagagagatgtcccaatcctcttcttccacaggactataaacaagaagatcccaatgttcctcaggatcatcag ggtgaagatctgacctatattaatactacagagacatatatgaggggtgatgagcggtgtaaagaggagattcctacatatgactacccag atgactgcaccaggcaatcagaggggcagctgacatcttcagtttttaaatcagataatcttgagatcccacaggatacaattgaagtgaatgccattactccagatataccatcatcccttcacagcaaagatctgtcgtctgatcttttgaaacaggtcctgtcttctgattcattaccgactactaaggaaaatcaaagtcacaaaataagcattaaaaaacaaattggtcctgaagtaaagaaaccattttcacttttagaatatggaaatcattttcccctccaagaatcttttcttaagcatcaaaaaattcacacagcagagaatagattttcttgttccaagtgtgggagatgttttaaccagaagtggaatcttgttatacaccaaagaactcacacaggggagaagcctttttcatgtttagaatgtgggaaatgttttaattggaaagtgcatcttgatagccaccagagattacacacaggagagaatcctttttcctgttcagtatgtgggaaatgttttaaccacaaatcaaatttggttacgcaccagagaactcacacgggtgagaagcctttttcctgttcagagtgtgggaaatgttttaaccacaaatcagatttggttaagcaccagagaactcacacaggtgagaagcctttttcatgttcagaatgtgggaaatgttttaaccacaaatcagatttggttaagcaccaaataactcacacaggggagaagcctttttcatgttcagaatgtgggaagtgttttaatcggaaagtgaatcttgatagccaccagagattacacacaggagtgaagcctttttcctgttcagaatgtgggaaatgttttcaacagaaatcagctttggttacacaccagagaactcacacaggtgagaagcctttttcctgttcagaatgtgggaaatgttttcaacagaaatcagctttggttacacaccagagaactcacacaggtgagaagcctttttcctgttcagaatgtgggaaatgttttaatcggaaagtgaatcttgatagccaccagagattacacacaggagagaagcctttttcctgttcagaatgtgggaaatgttttcaacagaaatccgctttggttacacaccagagaactcacacaggtgagaagcctttttcctgttcagaatgtgggaaatgttttcaacagaaagtgaatcttgatagccaccagagattacacacaggagagaagcctttttcctgttcagagtgtgggaaatgttttaaccacaaatcagatttggttaagcaccagagaactcacacaggtgagaagcctttttcatgttcagaatgtgggaaatgttttaaccacaaatcatcTTTGGTTGCACacaagaaaacccacacaggagtgaagcctttttcctgttcagaatgtgggaaatgttttcaacagaaatccgctttggttaagcaccacagaactcacacaggtgagaagcctttttcatgttcagaatgtgggaaatgttttaaagagaaatctgctttggtttcgcaccagagaactcacacaggagtgaagcctttttcctgtttagaatgtgggaaatgttttaactacaaatcagatttggttacgcaccagagaactcactcaggagtgaagcctttttcctgtttagaatgtgggaaatgttttaaacacaaatcagatttggttaagcaccacagaactcacacaggtgagaagcctttttcatgttcagaatgtgggaaatgttttaatcagaaatcatctTTGGTTGCACacaagaaaacccacacaggagagaagcctttttcctgttcagaatgtgggaaatgttttaagcacaaatcaaatttggttacgcaccagagaactcactcaggagtgaagcctttttcctgtttagaatgtgggaaatgttttaaacacaaatcagatttggttaagcaccagagaactcacacaggtgagaagcctttttcatgttcagaatgtgggaaatgttttaatcggaaattgaatcttgatagccaccagagattacacacaggagtgaagcctttttcctgttcagaatgtgggaaatgttttcaacagaaatcagctttggttaagcaccacagaactcacacaggtgagaagcctttttcctgtttagaatgtgggaaatgttttaaacacaaatcaaatttggttaagcaccaaagaattcacacaggggagaagcctttttcctgttcctaa
- the LOC143789455 gene encoding uncharacterized protein LOC143789455 — protein MIQQAKFNLPNNDCTSRNLNFFALCSLNTSSRNSPIFSAESFLKHQKIHTAENRFSCSKCGRCFNQKWNLVIHQRTHTGEKPFSCSECGKCFQQKSALVTHQRTHIGEKPFSCSECGKCFQQKSALVTHQRTHIGEKPFSCSECGKCFNRKVYLDSHQRLHTGEKPFSCSECGKCFNHKSDLVKHQRTHTGEKPFSCSECGKCFKEKSALGRSMTPF, from the exons ATGATCCAACAAGCGAAGTTTAACTTGCCTAACAACGACTGTACCTCACGTAATCTCAATTTCTTCGCCTTGTGCTCCCTCAACACTTCTTCACGCAactcgccaattttttccgctg AATCATTTCTtaagcatcaaaaaattcacacagcagagaatagattttcttgttccaagtgtgggagatgttttaaccagaagtggaatcttgttatacaccaaagaactcacacaggggagaagcctttttcatgttcagaatgtgggaaatgttttcaacagaaatcagctttggttacgcaccaaagaactcacataggggagaagcctttttcatgttcagaatgtgggaaatgttttcaacagaaatcagctttggttacgcaccaaagaactcacataggggagaagcctttttcatgttcagaatgtgggaaatgttttaatcggaaagtgtatcttgatagccaccagagattacacacaggagagaagcctttttcctgttcagaatgtgggaaatgttttaaccacaaatcagatttggttaagcaccagagaactcacacaggtgagaagcctttttcatgttcagaatgtgggaaatgttttaaagagaaatcTGCTTTGGGGCGatccatgacaccattctaa